Below is a window of Candidatus Methylomirabilota bacterium DNA.
CACCCGCCCCCAGTCCGCGCAGCGGGCGCGGTTCGTCGCCTGGGAGGCGATCGAGAGGGTGGACGACCTCACCGTCCGCGTGCGAACCAAAGCGCCCGATCCCCGGTTCTTGATCACGCTGGTCCAGGTTCAGGTCATGCCGCCCGGGGTCCTCCGGACGAATCCGGACAGCCTGGCCGAGCGACCGATCGGCACCGGGCCGTTCAAGCTCGTCGAGTGGGTCAAGGGCGAGCGCATCGTGCTGGAAGCCAACGACGACCACTGGCGGGGCCGCCCGAAGATCGACCGGATCACGTTCCGCGCCGTCCCCGAGGCCTCCGCCCGCGTGGCCACGCTGCAGGCGGGGCAGGCCGACCTGGTGCTCAACGTGCCGCCGGAATCGATCCCGCTCCTCGAGCGAGGGGCCAACACCAAGGTGCTGTCGGTGGCCAGCACGCGCAACGTCACCATCATCTTCGACAACCGCACGTCCCCCTTCAGCGACGTCCGCGTCCGCCAGGCGATGAACTACGCGGTCGACAAGGAGAGCCTCAATCGGAACATCCTGGGGGGACGGGCGCTCATCCAGGCCACCCCGTCCCATCCCTTGACCTTCGGGCACAACGCGGACGTGAAGCCCTACCCGTACGACCCGCAGAAGGCCAGGGACCTGCTGGCCCAGGCCGGCTACCCGAGCGGCTTCACCACCGAGTTCCACCACCCGACCGGTCGCTGGCTGAAGGACGTCGAGGTCGTGCAGGCGGTGGCCGGGATGCTCGAGAAGGTCGGCGTCCGTAGCAAGCTCCTGACCCGCGAGTACAACACGTTCTTCTCCACCTGGGCCAAGGGCGAGCTCAAGGGCATGGCGATGATCGGCACGCTCAGCCAGATCGACGCGGACCGCACGGTCCTCCTGTTCCTCC
It encodes the following:
- a CDS encoding ABC transporter substrate-binding protein, with product TRPQSAQRARFVAWEAIERVDDLTVRVRTKAPDPRFLITLVQVQVMPPGVLRTNPDSLAERPIGTGPFKLVEWVKGERIVLEANDDHWRGRPKIDRITFRAVPEASARVATLQAGQADLVLNVPPESIPLLERGANTKVLSVASTRNVTIIFDNRTSPFSDVRVRQAMNYAVDKESLNRNILGGRALIQATPSHPLTFGHNADVKPYPYDPQKARDLLAQAGYPSGFTTEFHHPTGRWLKDVEVVQAVAGMLEKVGVRSKLLTREYNTFFSTWAKGELKGMAMIGTLSQIDADRTVLLFLHAQGSFPHYSRDPKVDALYEQAQTLDLTRREQILRDMERYIHEQAPWLFLYFQPDLFGANKKLQWVPPKNERLVLWDADLES